In a single window of the Polynucleobacter sp. MWH-UH24A genome:
- a CDS encoding branched-chain amino acid transaminase, whose translation MSMSDRDGVIWFDGKLVPWRDANIHVLTHSLHYGMGIFEGIRAYKTENGTAVFRLAEHVKRLFNGLKIFQMKIDYSEEQIAQAILQVVRDNKLASCYIRPIIFIGSEKLGISPTGNKVHTAIAAWQWGAYLGEDGINKGIRVKTSSFTRHFVNSSLVRAKASGYYINSILAHQEVAANGYDEALLLDTEGYVSEGSGENMFMVRNGIVFTPDLASCLDGITRDSIIRIAKDLGFEVREKRITRDEVYSADEAFFTGTAAEVTPIRELDDRAIGDGKRGPITKQIQDVFFDTVYGRNDRYRAWLTTV comes from the coding sequence ATGTCGATGTCTGACCGTGATGGAGTTATTTGGTTCGATGGCAAACTGGTTCCCTGGCGGGATGCCAATATTCATGTGCTAACGCATAGCCTTCACTACGGCATGGGCATCTTTGAGGGCATTCGCGCCTACAAAACCGAAAACGGCACTGCGGTGTTTCGCTTAGCTGAACATGTGAAACGCCTTTTTAATGGCCTTAAGATTTTCCAGATGAAAATCGATTACAGCGAAGAGCAAATTGCACAAGCCATTCTTCAAGTTGTACGCGATAACAAATTGGCCTCGTGCTATATCCGCCCCATTATTTTTATTGGCTCGGAAAAGTTGGGAATTTCGCCAACTGGCAATAAAGTACATACGGCAATTGCCGCCTGGCAATGGGGTGCCTACCTTGGTGAAGATGGCATTAACAAAGGGATTCGCGTTAAAACCTCATCCTTTACGCGTCACTTTGTGAACTCCTCACTCGTTCGTGCGAAAGCCTCGGGTTACTACATTAATTCAATCCTGGCGCATCAAGAAGTCGCTGCTAATGGCTATGATGAAGCCCTCTTATTGGATACCGAAGGCTATGTCTCCGAAGGTTCGGGTGAGAACATGTTCATGGTGCGCAATGGCATTGTGTTCACCCCTGATTTGGCTTCCTGCCTTGATGGTATTACTCGTGACTCCATCATCCGCATTGCCAAAGATTTAGGATTTGAGGTTCGAGAAAAACGCATCACCCGAGATGAGGTGTACTCGGCTGATGAAGCATTCTTTACTGGTACCGCAGCTGAAGTGACCCCAATTCGTGAACTCGATGACCGAGCGATTGGTGATGGTAAACGCGGTCCGATTACCAAACAAATTCAGGATGTATTTTTCGATACGGTGTATGGTCGAAACGACCGTTACCGTGCTTGGTTAACCACTGTCTAA
- a CDS encoding zinc-finger domain-containing protein: MRDLNEMNAVMVHGNDLPLHCPTKDTPAWNYHPRVFLDILATGQVKCPYCGTEYHVIPGTEPHGH, encoded by the coding sequence ATGCGTGATTTAAACGAAATGAATGCGGTCATGGTTCATGGCAATGACTTACCACTGCATTGCCCAACCAAAGATACCCCAGCCTGGAACTATCACCCACGCGTTTTTCTGGATATTCTGGCTACCGGTCAAGTTAAATGCCCGTATTGCGGCACTGAATATCACGTGATTCCTGGTACCGAACCTCACGGTCACTAA
- a CDS encoding AzlD domain-containing protein has protein sequence MRSDSLGAFEIALLIGGMAFITLLTRSFFVFLGARVRVPELILRAIRYAPLAAIVGIVAPELLLPPGAAEITQIDWKSPNLWGGFAGFIAYFWTRQMLPTLILGMTVFSLVRYWL, from the coding sequence ATGAGATCAGACTCCTTGGGCGCTTTTGAGATTGCTTTACTCATTGGGGGGATGGCCTTCATAACCCTATTAACCCGTTCTTTTTTTGTGTTCTTGGGCGCACGCGTTCGAGTGCCTGAGTTGATTCTTCGGGCAATTCGATATGCACCGCTAGCAGCCATTGTGGGTATTGTGGCACCCGAACTGCTTTTACCCCCAGGAGCGGCCGAAATCACTCAAATAGACTGGAAATCCCCTAACCTTTGGGGTGGGTTCGCGGGCTTTATTGCGTATTTCTGGACGCGTCAGATGTTGCCAACCCTGATTTTGGGTATGACCGTGTTTAGTTTGGTGCGCTACTGGCTCTAA
- a CDS encoding M48 family metalloprotease, giving the protein MGKQAKRIIALILSGILSISSLAQQPGVSVTQDSAAKENLGRVIQSPEARSANLPSRNTLQSQPTLVLPDMGDPGGDALSPLDERKIGEQIMREIRRDRDFSNDWPIYDYLNSMERRLMQAAKRLQLGGANAQGSAAYDYEVFAVKDPSINAFALPGGFIGFHTGLLITAETDSEVASVMGHEIGHVLQRHLARSLERQGTNSIIALAGIVLGALAAASNPGAAAGLITGGQALAIQNQLSYSRDAEREADRIGFQILQASGYDVNGAPAFFQRLQKAYGIMDSGVPGYLRTHPLTTDRIADMQDRARTVSQNRVPSALEFYLVKARARIEQSGSTSGLFDLRNLFESLSKQASPEKQMEGFYGLALVAQKQGRFDQAEGFLQKARAIAQNVLAPGSPVQRQSLSFDYTASELALARGKPEEALQYAQNAAKADSFSFSAVVATVNAELRLGRTNDAINLLRAKTKAQPNETIWWDLLARAYDQDKKIGLRHYALAEKFATEGAWPSAIEQLKIARSVAGNDFYLGSVIDARLRVFQNQYREEQKEQKKS; this is encoded by the coding sequence ATGGGTAAGCAAGCAAAACGAATCATTGCATTGATCTTAAGCGGGATCTTGAGTATCTCCTCCTTGGCCCAACAGCCAGGGGTGTCGGTGACTCAAGATAGCGCCGCCAAGGAGAACCTTGGGCGCGTGATTCAGTCACCGGAAGCGCGCTCAGCCAATTTACCCTCCCGAAATACTTTGCAATCGCAGCCCACCTTGGTGTTGCCAGATATGGGTGATCCTGGCGGTGATGCCCTCAGTCCGCTTGATGAGCGCAAGATCGGCGAGCAGATCATGCGTGAAATTCGTAGAGATCGGGATTTTTCAAATGATTGGCCCATCTACGATTACCTCAATTCGATGGAGCGGCGTCTCATGCAAGCCGCAAAACGCTTGCAACTGGGCGGAGCGAATGCTCAAGGCAGCGCGGCATATGACTATGAGGTGTTTGCGGTGAAGGATCCATCAATTAACGCATTTGCATTACCCGGTGGATTTATTGGTTTTCATACGGGACTTTTGATTACTGCAGAAACCGATTCAGAGGTCGCCTCGGTGATGGGCCATGAGATTGGCCATGTGTTGCAACGCCACTTAGCGCGCTCTTTAGAGCGCCAAGGTACCAATTCCATCATTGCATTGGCGGGCATTGTGCTTGGTGCACTAGCAGCGGCCAGTAATCCTGGTGCTGCTGCCGGCCTGATCACGGGTGGTCAGGCCTTAGCGATTCAGAATCAACTCTCGTATTCGCGGGATGCGGAGCGCGAGGCTGATCGGATTGGTTTTCAGATCTTACAAGCGAGCGGTTACGATGTGAATGGCGCACCCGCATTTTTTCAGCGCTTACAAAAAGCTTACGGAATTATGGATAGTGGTGTGCCGGGGTATTTACGCACTCATCCCTTAACCACCGACCGAATTGCCGATATGCAAGATCGGGCAAGGACGGTCTCACAAAATCGAGTCCCCAGTGCGCTCGAGTTTTATTTAGTTAAAGCCCGAGCTCGCATCGAACAAAGTGGGAGCACTAGCGGTTTATTTGATCTGCGTAATTTATTTGAGAGTTTGAGTAAACAAGCCTCCCCTGAAAAGCAAATGGAGGGTTTCTATGGCTTGGCCTTAGTTGCCCAAAAGCAGGGTCGTTTTGATCAGGCTGAGGGTTTTTTACAAAAGGCTCGGGCCATCGCACAAAATGTCTTGGCACCAGGATCACCTGTACAGCGTCAGAGTTTATCGTTTGATTACACCGCATCCGAACTAGCGCTGGCCAGAGGTAAGCCTGAGGAAGCTTTGCAATATGCCCAAAATGCGGCCAAGGCAGATTCGTTTTCATTCTCCGCAGTTGTAGCAACGGTCAACGCGGAATTGCGTTTGGGTCGAACCAATGATGCAATTAATTTACTACGAGCCAAGACCAAGGCGCAGCCTAATGAGACGATCTGGTGGGATTTGCTAGCACGCGCTTACGATCAAGACAAAAAAATTGGTTTACGGCATTACGCACTTGCTGAGAAATTCGCTACTGAAGGAGCTTGGCCATCAGCGATTGAGCAACTTAAGATCGCGCGCTCGGTAGCGGGCAATGATTTTTATTTGGGATCAGTTATTGATGCTCGACTGCGGGTGTTTCAGAATCAATATCGCGAAGAGCAAAAAGAGCAAAAAAAGAGCTAG
- a CDS encoding phosphoglycerate kinase, with protein MLHVKRLSDLAASGQLKGKRVFIRADLNVPQDEAGNITEDTRIRASIPAIQMCLDGGAAVMVTSHLGRPSEGAFKAEDSLAPIAHRIAEILNRKVPLISNWVDGGFELTPGDLVLLENCRVNVGEKKNADELAKKMAALCDVYVNDAFGTAHRAEATTHGIARFANVACAGPLMAAELDALSRALAEPRRPLVAIVAGSKVSTKLTILKSLAEKVDELIVGGGIANTFLLAKGFNIGKSLAEPDLINEAKEIIALMEKRGARVPIPEDVVVANELSPLARANRVPVDEVAPDDMILDVGPKTAAKLSMMLAHAGTIVWNGPLGVFEIDQFGGGTKMIAAAIAHSPAFSIAGGGDTLAAIAKYGIENQVDYISTGGGAFLEFLEGKTLPAFAVLAERAKE; from the coding sequence TTGCTTCACGTAAAGCGCCTGAGTGATCTCGCAGCATCTGGTCAACTCAAAGGCAAGCGAGTATTTATCCGTGCGGATTTGAATGTCCCTCAAGACGAGGCAGGCAACATTACAGAAGATACGCGGATTCGGGCGTCGATCCCGGCGATTCAGATGTGTTTGGATGGCGGGGCAGCGGTGATGGTGACCTCTCATTTGGGTCGGCCTAGCGAAGGAGCGTTTAAGGCAGAAGATAGTTTGGCGCCCATTGCCCATCGTATTGCTGAAATCCTAAATCGCAAAGTTCCATTAATTAGTAATTGGGTTGACGGTGGTTTTGAGCTGACCCCGGGCGATCTGGTTCTTTTAGAAAACTGTCGGGTCAATGTCGGCGAGAAAAAAAATGCCGATGAATTAGCTAAAAAAATGGCTGCCTTATGCGATGTGTACGTTAATGATGCCTTTGGCACGGCGCATCGTGCAGAGGCAACGACGCATGGTATTGCCCGGTTTGCCAACGTCGCGTGTGCTGGTCCCCTCATGGCTGCTGAGCTCGATGCCTTGAGTCGGGCTTTAGCGGAACCCCGAAGGCCTCTCGTTGCCATTGTGGCGGGTTCCAAGGTATCAACTAAATTAACCATTCTGAAATCACTCGCTGAGAAAGTTGATGAGTTGATTGTTGGCGGTGGGATCGCCAACACCTTTTTATTGGCCAAAGGGTTCAATATTGGCAAATCGCTAGCCGAACCAGATTTGATTAATGAGGCTAAAGAAATTATTGCGCTAATGGAAAAGCGCGGGGCTCGTGTTCCGATTCCTGAGGATGTGGTGGTTGCAAATGAGTTATCTCCTCTAGCCAGAGCTAATCGGGTACCCGTCGATGAAGTGGCCCCAGACGACATGATTTTAGATGTTGGCCCAAAAACAGCCGCCAAACTATCGATGATGCTTGCTCATGCCGGTACGATTGTTTGGAATGGTCCTTTAGGCGTATTTGAGATTGATCAATTTGGGGGTGGCACCAAAATGATTGCAGCAGCCATTGCTCACTCACCCGCATTCTCGATTGCTGGTGGTGGAGACACCTTAGCCGCCATTGCGAAGTACGGCATCGAGAATCAAGTGGACTACATTTCAACCGGAGGCGGGGCGTTCTTAGAGTTTCTTGAAGGTAAAACCCTACCTGCATTTGCTGTGCTCGCAGAGCGCGCGAAGGAGTAA
- a CDS encoding AzlC family ABC transporter permease yields the protein MDFARLTAKLPYFGWSQQQQSAWRGGLKTMSRSALAIFSWAVVTGLAMGKSSLSTEQALAMSLFVFAGSAQLAALPLIGAGFSVLTILITALIVNLRFVIFSIGVQAHFSHLPAWRRAILGYFTADFGYLMYTSRFGEVQTEAERKNDSYYRTYFMYGLATGNWGIWQAGSILGIMGASQIPDEWGLEFAGTLALIAVIVPMLDHRAARWAAVVAAMVAILTYSLPLKLNLTAAILAAIVVGILADRSSKVMR from the coding sequence ATGGATTTCGCTCGCCTGACTGCTAAATTACCTTACTTTGGTTGGAGCCAACAACAGCAATCGGCCTGGCGTGGTGGACTGAAAACGATGTCGCGCTCAGCCCTTGCTATCTTTAGTTGGGCGGTGGTGACTGGACTGGCAATGGGCAAATCATCTTTGTCTACTGAGCAAGCTCTGGCGATGAGCTTATTTGTCTTTGCCGGCTCAGCTCAGCTTGCCGCCCTTCCGCTCATTGGGGCTGGATTTTCGGTCTTAACGATCTTAATTACTGCATTGATTGTGAACTTGCGCTTTGTGATTTTTAGTATTGGCGTACAAGCGCACTTTTCTCATTTACCTGCCTGGCGAAGAGCCATCTTGGGATATTTCACAGCGGATTTTGGGTATTTGATGTACACCAGTCGCTTTGGCGAGGTGCAAACGGAGGCCGAGCGTAAGAACGATTCGTATTACCGTACTTACTTTATGTATGGGCTTGCCACGGGTAACTGGGGTATCTGGCAAGCCGGTTCAATTTTAGGGATTATGGGCGCAAGTCAAATCCCAGATGAATGGGGGCTGGAATTTGCAGGGACCCTAGCTCTAATTGCGGTGATTGTCCCAATGCTAGATCACCGGGCAGCCCGCTGGGCAGCCGTCGTCGCAGCGATGGTTGCCATTCTGACTTATAGCTTGCCTCTTAAGCTTAATTTGACGGCCGCCATTCTGGCCGCGATCGTGGTTGGGATCTTGGCCGACCGCTCATCCAAGGTGATGCGATGA
- the waaF gene encoding lipopolysaccharide heptosyltransferase II has protein sequence MPRILVIAPHWIGDAVMSLPLITLIHNRFPNSSIDVLCTPWVGPIYRACPEMTSIIEHDFQHGALQWGLRRSIAQELKRQDYEMAFVLPNSFKSALIPWLAKIPKRIGYQGEFRFGLINLSLPNPSRHARTPMIEHYAKLVEGLNPTADLKNLPQPRLTIDPVLVKWAANKIDQIGGGSYYVFAPGAEYGPAKRWPTGHFAKLATQILEGHPDTKIIILGSLTDHALGQEIVQGSNLSKRLHNWCGTIRLDQSMALIAQCTSLISNDSGLMHIAAALAVPQIAIFGSSNPKHTPPLSQKAQVIWLGLDCSPCYQRTCPLGHLNCLNQIEAERVYSMLTPLITH, from the coding sequence ATGCCACGCATCCTCGTTATCGCCCCGCATTGGATTGGGGATGCGGTTATGTCCTTGCCGCTTATTACCCTCATTCACAATCGGTTTCCCAATTCCAGTATTGATGTCTTATGCACTCCTTGGGTAGGCCCTATCTACCGTGCATGCCCTGAAATGACCTCAATCATTGAGCATGATTTTCAACACGGAGCCTTGCAGTGGGGATTGCGGCGATCAATTGCCCAGGAGCTAAAGCGGCAAGATTATGAAATGGCATTTGTACTTCCTAATAGTTTTAAGTCGGCACTCATCCCATGGCTTGCCAAAATCCCAAAACGGATTGGTTACCAAGGCGAGTTTCGGTTTGGGTTAATCAATCTCTCTTTACCCAATCCATCACGTCACGCACGCACACCAATGATCGAGCACTATGCAAAATTAGTGGAAGGTCTCAACCCGACAGCGGATCTAAAAAATCTTCCTCAGCCTCGCTTAACGATTGATCCCGTACTTGTGAAATGGGCGGCAAACAAGATCGATCAAATCGGGGGCGGGTCTTATTATGTATTTGCACCAGGTGCTGAATACGGTCCTGCAAAACGTTGGCCAACCGGTCACTTTGCGAAGTTAGCAACCCAAATTTTAGAAGGCCATCCAGACACGAAAATTATTATTTTGGGCAGCCTTACCGATCACGCACTTGGCCAAGAAATTGTGCAAGGTTCCAATCTTTCTAAGCGGCTTCATAACTGGTGTGGCACGATTCGCTTAGACCAATCGATGGCGCTGATCGCGCAATGCACATCCCTCATTAGCAACGACTCCGGTCTTATGCATATTGCTGCAGCTTTAGCGGTTCCCCAAATTGCTATTTTTGGCTCAAGTAATCCCAAGCATACGCCGCCTTTATCCCAAAAAGCCCAGGTCATTTGGTTGGGACTGGACTGCAGCCCCTGCTATCAGCGTACCTGCCCGCTAGGGCATCTCAATTGCCTCAATCAGATTGAAGCAGAACGCGTCTACAGTATGCTTACACCATTAATAACCCATTAG
- a CDS encoding nuclear transport factor 2 family protein, whose translation MPRFARLFQNPDEVIDAWRETLRQGDVEGALALWLDDDSITCVLPEGNRLSGHAEIRMGLERMLARPLYLEPIACIEHITVSAAVFDSTEAVYFKNNQIEADFMINITLVLMQDGKGWRIAHLHASRSHDDDFEFPSDQHELH comes from the coding sequence ATGCCGCGCTTTGCACGACTCTTTCAGAACCCCGATGAGGTCATTGATGCTTGGCGTGAGACCTTGCGTCAAGGAGATGTCGAAGGCGCGCTAGCATTGTGGCTTGATGACGACTCAATTACTTGCGTATTACCAGAAGGGAACCGCTTAAGCGGTCATGCGGAGATCCGGATGGGGCTCGAGCGGATGCTCGCACGGCCCCTTTATTTAGAACCGATTGCTTGCATTGAACACATTACTGTGAGTGCTGCGGTGTTTGATTCTACTGAAGCAGTTTATTTTAAGAATAACCAGATTGAAGCCGACTTTATGATCAATATCACCCTAGTCCTCATGCAAGACGGTAAAGGCTGGCGCATTGCCCATTTACACGCAAGTCGCTCCCACGATGATGACTTTGAATTTCCGAGCGACCAGCACGAGTTGCACTAG
- a CDS encoding pilin, whose protein sequence is MHTNHQVTDDQRGFTLIEVMVVVAIIGILVAVAVPQYQDYIARGRVVEGLNLASSAKLAVTEAYASKGPSPMDRVTQESFSFTPTRSVKDIEILASGAIAIDYQTSVAPDGKNSLILIPTNEPDVASPRAIDLSQSNLVTWSGGWSCRSEQTNLPAKLLPAECRVGK, encoded by the coding sequence ATGCACACAAATCATCAAGTCACTGACGATCAGCGCGGATTCACATTAATTGAGGTCATGGTCGTCGTGGCTATCATAGGCATCTTAGTTGCCGTCGCTGTTCCACAGTATCAGGATTACATTGCTCGTGGACGAGTGGTGGAAGGCTTAAATCTTGCCTCGAGTGCTAAATTGGCGGTGACTGAGGCATATGCCAGCAAAGGGCCAAGCCCAATGGATCGGGTTACCCAAGAGTCATTTTCATTTACCCCAACGCGAAGTGTGAAAGACATTGAGATCTTGGCAAGTGGGGCGATTGCAATTGATTACCAAACCTCGGTGGCGCCTGATGGTAAAAATAGCTTGATTTTGATTCCAACCAATGAACCAGATGTAGCCTCACCCAGAGCAATTGATCTCTCACAGAGTAATTTGGTGACTTGGTCAGGTGGTTGGTCGTGCCGATCGGAGCAAACAAACTTACCCGCCAAGCTCTTGCCAGCGGAGTGCCGCGTAGGTAAGTAG
- a CDS encoding phosphoribosylaminoimidazolesuccinocarboxamide synthase, with product MHALHTTSIRSLPLVSRGKVRDVYAIDQDRLLMITSDRISAFDVVMQEAIPEKGVVLNQMSNFWFSHLAHVIPNHLTGIDPSTVVDPTEIDQVRGRAVVAKRLTPILVEAVVRGYLAGSGWKDYQETGSVCGIALPSGMQNAQVLPEPIFTPAAKAEMGHHDENISYAEVERRIGGELAKKIKNTSIRLYTEAADYARRRGIIIADTKFEFGLDASGQLVLMDEILTADSSRFWPADTYQLGSNPPSFDKQFLRDWLESVRIEGRPWNKSAPAPHLPDAIIQKTAEKYREAWQRLTQ from the coding sequence ATGCATGCTTTGCACACCACGTCGATTCGCTCGCTGCCATTAGTGTCACGTGGCAAAGTGCGTGATGTCTATGCGATCGATCAGGACCGTTTATTGATGATTACAAGCGATCGTATCTCTGCATTCGATGTGGTGATGCAAGAGGCTATCCCTGAGAAGGGTGTGGTGCTCAATCAAATGAGTAATTTTTGGTTTTCTCATTTGGCCCATGTCATCCCAAATCACTTAACTGGTATTGATCCTAGTACCGTAGTTGATCCAACCGAGATTGACCAAGTGCGCGGTCGAGCCGTCGTTGCAAAGCGCTTAACACCTATTTTGGTTGAGGCAGTTGTAAGGGGGTACTTGGCTGGCAGTGGTTGGAAAGACTATCAAGAAACTGGTTCAGTTTGTGGAATCGCATTGCCAAGTGGTATGCAAAATGCGCAGGTACTTCCAGAGCCTATTTTTACTCCAGCGGCCAAAGCAGAGATGGGCCACCATGATGAAAATATTTCCTATGCAGAGGTTGAGCGTCGCATTGGGGGTGAGTTAGCGAAAAAGATTAAAAATACTAGTATTCGTTTGTACACCGAGGCAGCAGACTATGCGCGACGTCGTGGAATTATTATTGCGGATACCAAATTTGAGTTTGGTTTAGATGCATCGGGACAATTGGTTTTGATGGATGAGATCCTAACGGCCGACTCTTCACGGTTTTGGCCTGCTGATACCTATCAACTCGGTTCAAATCCCCCTTCGTTTGATAAGCAATTTTTGCGCGATTGGCTCGAGTCGGTGAGGATCGAAGGACGGCCTTGGAATAAGTCTGCGCCCGCCCCTCATTTACCGGATGCGATTATTCAGAAAACCGCAGAAAAATACCGTGAGGCATGGCAACGCCTAACCCAGTAA
- the pyk gene encoding pyruvate kinase — MQRATKIIATLGPASEKPEVLRDMIRAGLNVVRLNFSHGTVADHRARYDLVRQISKELDREVGIMADLQGPKIRVGKFANGKVILQEGARFILDVNCELGNEERVGLDYKNLPNDVQAGDRLLLNDGLIVLVVDQVKGGEIYTRVESGGPLSNNKGINRAGGGLTAPALTEKDIADLDAAISMGVDFLAISFPKDGADMAYARQLADAASAKHGKGKARLIAKVERAEAIVTEALQSIIDESDGIMVARGDLAIEVGNPAVPALQKRMIRMALDANKFTITATQMMESMISAPVPTRAEVSDVANAVLDGTDAVMLSAESATGQFPVKTIEQMAAICIEAEKSEVVHLDTDFLDQRFERIDQAIALGALFTAHHLNAAAIAALTDSGSTPIWMSRHNIRVPIFALTSRVETQRALSTYRNVRPFSIGKGADRESALIQVEERLKKLGVVKSGDTIVLTIGEPMDQPGGTNTLKIIKVR, encoded by the coding sequence ATGCAACGAGCAACTAAAATTATTGCCACGCTAGGGCCAGCGTCCGAGAAGCCCGAGGTCTTGCGCGACATGATTCGTGCGGGGCTTAATGTGGTTCGTCTCAATTTTTCGCACGGAACCGTCGCTGACCATCGGGCGCGTTATGACCTGGTTCGTCAAATATCTAAAGAGCTTGATCGTGAAGTTGGCATCATGGCCGATTTACAGGGTCCGAAGATTCGGGTGGGTAAGTTTGCCAATGGAAAAGTCATTCTTCAAGAGGGCGCTCGCTTCATCTTGGACGTCAATTGTGAGCTTGGCAATGAAGAGCGGGTGGGGTTGGACTATAAAAATTTACCCAATGATGTTCAAGCGGGTGATCGACTTTTACTCAATGACGGTTTGATTGTCTTGGTAGTCGACCAAGTCAAGGGCGGAGAGATTTACACGCGCGTAGAGAGTGGCGGCCCCCTATCGAATAACAAGGGTATTAATCGTGCCGGTGGTGGCTTAACGGCACCCGCCCTCACCGAAAAAGATATTGCTGATTTGGATGCCGCAATTTCAATGGGAGTTGACTTCTTAGCCATTAGCTTTCCAAAGGATGGCGCAGATATGGCCTATGCCCGCCAGCTCGCAGATGCAGCAAGTGCGAAGCACGGCAAAGGCAAAGCGCGTCTCATTGCTAAAGTTGAGCGTGCTGAGGCGATCGTTACCGAAGCCCTGCAGAGCATCATTGATGAGAGCGACGGCATTATGGTTGCTCGCGGTGATCTAGCAATTGAAGTTGGTAATCCAGCAGTACCTGCATTGCAAAAGCGCATGATTCGGATGGCTTTGGATGCGAACAAATTTACCATCACCGCTACACAAATGATGGAGTCGATGATTAGTGCTCCAGTACCAACCCGTGCCGAGGTGAGTGACGTTGCCAATGCAGTATTGGACGGTACTGACGCCGTGATGCTTTCAGCAGAATCAGCCACCGGTCAGTTCCCAGTGAAAACCATTGAGCAGATGGCCGCCATTTGTATCGAAGCAGAAAAATCCGAAGTGGTTCACTTGGATACGGACTTCTTGGACCAGCGCTTTGAACGGATTGATCAAGCGATTGCCCTTGGTGCACTCTTTACGGCGCACCATCTCAATGCCGCCGCGATTGCAGCTCTAACCGACTCTGGTTCAACGCCAATTTGGATGAGTCGACATAACATTCGAGTACCCATATTTGCCCTGACCAGTCGCGTGGAAACCCAGCGCGCCTTAAGTACGTATCGCAACGTTAGACCTTTTAGTATTGGTAAAGGTGCCGATCGAGAATCCGCTCTAATTCAAGTGGAGGAGCGTTTAAAGAAGTTGGGGGTCGTCAAATCGGGAGACACGATTGTTTTAACGATTGGTGAGCCGATGGATCAGCCTGGCGGTACTAACACTTTGAAAATTATTAAAGTTCGTTAA
- the moaC gene encoding cyclic pyranopterin monophosphate synthase MoaC, whose product MNKLTHFDSSGQAHMVDVGDKASTHRVAIATGRIQMNPNTYELIESGGHKKGDVLGIARIAGIQAAKKTADLIPLCHPIALTHVSIEFQSDQSSHTIYCQARAETTGPTGVEMEALTATQIALLTIYDMCKAVDRGMVMSDIKLLEKSGGKSGDWKAS is encoded by the coding sequence ATGAACAAACTGACGCATTTTGATTCCAGCGGCCAAGCGCATATGGTCGATGTTGGCGATAAAGCTTCTACCCACCGGGTAGCGATTGCGACTGGCCGGATTCAAATGAATCCTAACACCTATGAACTCATTGAGTCGGGTGGTCATAAAAAGGGGGATGTTCTTGGCATCGCCCGAATCGCTGGAATACAGGCGGCCAAGAAAACTGCTGATCTCATCCCGCTTTGTCACCCCATAGCACTCACCCACGTCAGTATTGAGTTTCAGTCTGATCAGTCAAGTCACACGATTTATTGTCAAGCCAGAGCCGAGACCACTGGGCCCACCGGCGTTGAAATGGAGGCACTCACCGCCACCCAAATTGCCCTACTCACTATCTACGACATGTGCAAAGCCGTCGACCGAGGCATGGTCATGAGCGACATTAAGTTACTTGAAAAGAGCGGTGGTAAATCGGGTGATTGGAAGGCGAGCTAA